AATGTTCCTACGGTAATGGTCAAGTACTTCAATAGTAGTAGTTGGAGTAGTGTTAACATTCACTACAATGGTGGAAATGGATGGACAACTTCACCGGGTATAGCTATGTCTAATGAGGGTAATGGATGGTGGGGTAGAACAATAGATGTTGTCTCTAATCAATATGAGTTTGTGTTTAATAACAATGCTGGGACATGGGATAACAATTTAAACAGAGACTATATATCAAGAGTTTCTTTAGGCAATACGATATATGTTAGTAATAGAGTTGTTGGTATAGGACCTTTATATAGCGGTTCTGCTCCTGTGAATGTAACTATTAGATATTACAGACCTGATTGGAGTGTTGTAAACATTCATTACTACAATGGAAGCAATTGGACGACTTCGCCCGGTATAAGAATGACAAACGAAGGAAATGGTTGGTGGATATTCACTATAAGAGTGGTGAATGGTAACAACTATCAGTTTGTGTTTAATAACAACAGTGGCACATGGGATAACAACAATGGGCAGAACTACAGGTCTCTTATCACTTTCACTAATGTGGTAGTTGGGGGATACTAATAGTTAAGTAGTAGGCTGGAGTGATGATACTAAAGTCTGAAACTTCAGTCTACTACATTATTTAATTTAAAAATTGTTCTTTGAATAAACTATGACAAAACATTAATACTTTTTCTATGCTCCTAAAAATAGCTATTAGAAGTATATTCCGACACAAGAGAAGGAATGCACTAATTGTTATTACCATCATAATAGGAACCTCTGTATACATCACAATGGATTCTCTTTACAATGGAATTGACAGAATGTTTGTTGAGGGAGTTGTTGATTTCTCCGACAGTTCAATAGTGGTCTACCCTGAAGACTACGATAAGAACAGAAGAGGTTTTCCAGTAAACAAAGGTGTTAAAGATTTCAATTGTATTGATGAAGTAATCCGAGAAAAGTTCAAGTATCTAGAAACAACGTATAGAACGCAGTTTCTTTGTGAAGTGATATTTGGTGCTAAATCGAAGTATGTTACTGGAATTGCTGTTGATCCAGAAAGGGATAAGAGGGTTTTCAGGGTAAGCGAGAAGGTCAAGGGAGAATATCTGGGAAACAAGGGAGAAATATTAATAGGTGGTTTTCTTGCTAAGTCTTTGGGTATTAACGTAGGTGAGTATGTAACAGTCTCTGCTAGGACGGTAGATGGAACTTATAATGCCATAGACTTTAGGGTAGTAGGAGTAATTGAGACAGGCAATGTATTGGTAGATGAGTCGGGTATAATAATGTCCTACTCATCTGCTAATGATCTTCTTAGTCTAAGAGACTTAAAAACATCTTTTCACATAAAAGTTGAGTGGCACAAAGGAGAGAGTTTATCCTCTTATGTAGAGAGGGTGAAAAGGATAGCAAGCGTTCTAGAGCCTCAGCTTACGGGGTATAAGGTGTATACTTTTGCGGACCTTCATGGATATTTCCTTGAACTTATGAGACAAGGTGGAGTTGACCATTACTTTCTAATGGCGATAATACTCATAATTGCTGGAGTTGGCATTGCCAATGGTGTTCTTATGTCCATATATGAGCGAGTGAAAGAGATAGGAATTCTGATGGCTATGGGAATGCACCCAAAGCAAATCAGAGCACTTTTCGTGTTAGAAGGGTTGATAGTGGGGATAGTCGGTGGGATAGTTGGATTATTCACTGGAGGTATGTTAAATATACTGCTTGTTAGCTATGGCTTTGACTTTTCAATATTCGGGGGTAGCGGAAAAGAGTGGGGGATGCCTGTCTGGGGAGTTATATACGGTGTCTGGAATGTGTGGGGATTCGTAGTAAGTTTCTCCTTCGTATTTTTAGTATCACTAATTTCAGCCTACCTATCCTCAAGACATATATCCAAGTTCAAAGTGATTGATTGCCTCAGGTTCGTTTAACTCAACCGATCTTCTGATAGGAATTTTTCTACATCTCTTAGATACACCTTTTACTGATGTAATATTCTTGGCTGTAAAGCTAAGTCCAGGCAACGAAGAGTTAGACAAACTTCAAACACTCAGTAACCCTAAGTTTGGAAGCATATCTTGAAGGTATGTAAGCTGAGATAATAGCGGTTAGTGTGGCAAATACACCCCCTACTACAAATGCCCAGATGTTCCATTCTCCATAAAATACCCCCCAAACCGGCATACCTAGATCAGAGGGATTCAACTCCTTGTATAACGAAGAAATATCATACCCCACATATATCATAAAGATATCAGCTATAACACCTAAGATGATACCAAAAAGCCCGCCAATCACCCCGATTAGGGTTCCCTCTAGTAGAAAAAGTCTTCTTATTGTTATCGGTTTCATGCCCATAGCCATCAAGACCCCTATTTCTCTGATCCTCTCATAAACTGCCATTAGGATACTGTTTGCTATACCTACACCAGCAATTATCAAAACTAGAAATGTTATCAGATACGATGTTGTTCTTT
This region of Brevinematia bacterium genomic DNA includes:
- a CDS encoding carbohydrate binding domain-containing protein, with amino-acid sequence NVPTVMVKYFNSSSWSSVNIHYNGGNGWTTSPGIAMSNEGNGWWGRTIDVVSNQYEFVFNNNAGTWDNNLNRDYISRVSLGNTIYVSNRVVGIGPLYSGSAPVNVTIRYYRPDWSVVNIHYYNGSNWTTSPGIRMTNEGNGWWIFTIRVVNGNNYQFVFNNNSGTWDNNNGQNYRSLITFTNVVVGGY
- a CDS encoding FtsX-like permease family protein; this translates as MLLKIAIRSIFRHKRRNALIVITIIIGTSVYITMDSLYNGIDRMFVEGVVDFSDSSIVVYPEDYDKNRRGFPVNKGVKDFNCIDEVIREKFKYLETTYRTQFLCEVIFGAKSKYVTGIAVDPERDKRVFRVSEKVKGEYLGNKGEILIGGFLAKSLGINVGEYVTVSARTVDGTYNAIDFRVVGVIETGNVLVDESGIIMSYSSANDLLSLRDLKTSFHIKVEWHKGESLSSYVERVKRIASVLEPQLTGYKVYTFADLHGYFLELMRQGGVDHYFLMAIILIIAGVGIANGVLMSIYERVKEIGILMAMGMHPKQIRALFVLEGLIVGIVGGIVGLFTGGMLNILLVSYGFDFSIFGGSGKEWGMPVWGVIYGVWNVWGFVVSFSFVFLVSLISAYLSSRHISKFKVIDCLRFV